From one Gossypium hirsutum isolate 1008001.06 chromosome D08, Gossypium_hirsutum_v2.1, whole genome shotgun sequence genomic stretch:
- the LOC107909114 gene encoding omega-hydroxypalmitate O-feruloyl transferase, which yields MGTISNDPPATLIQDLKITTQNVSLIFPSRKTERKKSMFLSNIDKVLNFPVETVHFFPSHEDFPPHVAAEKLKTALSELLVPYDFLAGRLRSNPETGRLEIDCNSAGIGFAVASSDYALDDVGDLVYPNPAFGQLICKSVDSLEQDDQPLCIVQVTSFKCGGFAMGVVTNHVTFDGLSFKIFLDNLAAVTAGKPLAVTPCNDRLLLAARSPPCVTFPHHELDKFHDSNPPVIDATSEALDFKVFRLTSDDIASLKEKAKASAIGSHVSDARITGFNVVTALVWHCKALSWDNKESNLDRVSTLLYAVNIRPRLIPPLPMSYTGNAVLTAYARATCKEIDEAPFSRLVELVTEGAKRMTDEYARSAIDWGDIYQGFPNGEFLVSSWWKLGFDEVEYPWGRPKYSCPVVFQRKDIILFFPDIDDNNGVNVLVSLPSKEMSKFKTLFHKYLA from the exons ATGGGCACCATTTCCAACGACCCTCCGGCGACACTTATCCAAGACCTCAAAATCACCACCCAAAACGTTTCTCTCATATTTCCCTCCCGGAAAACAGAGAGAAAAAAATCCATGTTCTTGTCGAACATAGACAAAGTGCTGAATTTCCCGGTGGAAACCGTCCATTTTTTCCCGTCCCACGAGGATTTTCCGCCCCATGTTGCGGCTGAGAAGCTGAAAACCGCATTATCGGAGCTTCTAGTGCCGTATGATTTCTTAGCCGGAAGGTTGAGGTCGAACCCGGAAACAGGCCGGCTGGAAATCGACTGTAACTCGGCCGGAATCGGTTTCGCGGTGGCTTCGAGTGATTATGCGTTGGATGATGTTGGAGACTTGGTTTATCCTAATCCAGCATTTGGCCAACTGATTTGTAAAAGCGTTGATAGCTTGGAACAAGATGATCAACCACTTTGTATTGTACAG GTGACATCATTTAAATGCGGTGGCTTTGCAATGGGCGTAGTGACCAACCATGTGACTTTTGATGGCTTAAGCTTCAAAATCTTCTTAGACAACTTGGCCGCCGTGACTGCCGGAAAACCCCTCGCCGTCACTCCTTGCAATGACCGCCTCCTCCTCGCTGCTCGATCGCCACCATGTGTCACCTTTCCCCACCACGAGTTGGACAAGTTCCACGACTCGAACCCCCCCGTCATCGATGCCACTTCCGAAGCATTAGACTTTAAGGTTTTCCGGCTCACCTCCGACGACATCGCCAGTTTAAAGGAGAAAGCCAAGGCCTCCGCGATCGGATCACACGTCAGCGATGCACGAATCACTGGGTTCAATGTGGTAACTGCCCTCGTATGGCACTGCAAAGCCTTATCATGGGATAACAAAGAGAGCAACCTCGATAGGGTTTCCACGTTGTTATATGCTGTTAACATAAGGCCTAGGTTAATCCCACCCTTGCCAATGTCATACACCGGGAACGCGGTGCTAACTGCTTACGCAAGGGCTACATGCAAGGAGATTGATGAAGCACCGTTCTCACGGTTAGTGGAGCTCGTGACGGAGGGGGCGAAGCGGATGACAGATGAGTACGCACGGTCGGCGATAGACTGGGGAGATATTTACCAAGGTTTTCCAAATGGGGAGTTCTTGGTGTCTTCATGGTGGAAACTAGGGTTTGATGAAGTGGAGTATCCATGGGGAAGGCCTAAATATAGTTGCCCTGTGGTGTTCCAAAGGAAGGACATTATCTTGTTTTTCCCTGACATTGATGATAACAATGGTGTCAATGTGTTGGTGTCACTGCCAAGCAAGGAAATGAGCAAGTTtaagaccctgtttcacaagtaCTTGGCTTGA